One stretch of Pseudomonas sp. NC02 DNA includes these proteins:
- a CDS encoding ABC transporter ATP-binding protein — MATLELRNVNKTYGTGLPDTLKNIELSIKEGEFLILVGPSGCGKSTLMNCIAGLENITGGAIMIGDQDVSGMSPKDRDIAMVFQSYALYPTMSVRENIEFGLKIRKMPQAAIDEEVARVAKLLQIEHLLNRKPGQLSGGQQQRVAMGRALARRPKIYLFDEPLSNLDAKLRVEMRTEMKLMHQRLKTTTVYVTHDQIEAMTLGDKVAVMKDGIIQQFGTPKEIYNDPANLFVASFIGSPPMNFIPLRLQRKDGRLVALLDSGQARCELPLNMNDAGLEDREVILGLRPEQIVLAAAEATGAPTIRAEVQVTEPTGPDTLVFVQINDTKVCCRLAPDVAPQVGETLTLQFDPAKVLLFDAKTGERLGTATSLPAQDRADNVAQFKGR; from the coding sequence ATGGCAACGCTCGAACTTCGTAACGTAAACAAGACCTACGGTACCGGCCTGCCGGACACCCTGAAGAACATCGAACTGTCGATCAAGGAAGGTGAGTTCCTGATCCTGGTCGGCCCTTCGGGTTGCGGCAAATCGACCTTGATGAATTGCATTGCCGGCCTGGAAAACATCACCGGTGGCGCGATCATGATCGGCGACCAGGACGTCAGCGGCATGAGCCCCAAGGATCGTGACATCGCCATGGTGTTCCAGTCCTACGCGCTGTACCCGACCATGAGCGTGCGCGAGAACATCGAATTCGGCCTGAAGATTCGCAAGATGCCCCAGGCGGCGATCGATGAAGAAGTGGCGCGAGTGGCCAAGCTGCTGCAGATCGAGCACCTGCTCAATCGCAAGCCGGGCCAGCTCTCCGGTGGCCAGCAACAACGCGTGGCCATGGGCCGGGCACTGGCGCGTCGCCCGAAGATCTACCTGTTCGACGAACCGCTGTCCAACCTCGACGCCAAGCTGCGGGTCGAGATGCGTACCGAAATGAAACTGATGCACCAGCGTCTGAAAACCACCACCGTCTACGTCACCCACGATCAGATCGAAGCGATGACCCTGGGCGACAAAGTGGCGGTCATGAAGGACGGCATCATCCAGCAGTTCGGCACGCCGAAAGAGATCTACAACGACCCGGCCAACCTGTTCGTGGCGAGCTTCATCGGTTCGCCGCCGATGAACTTCATTCCACTGCGCCTGCAACGCAAGGACGGCCGCCTGGTGGCGCTGCTGGACAGCGGCCAGGCCCGCTGTGAATTGCCATTGAACATGAACGATGCCGGTCTTGAAGACCGCGAAGTGATCCTGGGCCTGCGCCCGGAGCAGATCGTGCTGGCCGCTGCCGAAGCCACCGGTGCGCCGACCATTCGGGCCGAGGTGCAAGTCACCGAGCCGACCGGTCCGGACACCCTGGTGTTCGTGCAAATCAATGACACCAAGGTCTGCTGCCGCCTGGCGCCCGATGTGGCGCCGCAAGTGGGCGAGACCCTGACCTTGCAGTTCGACCCGGCCAAGGTGTTGCTGTTCGACGCCAAGACCGGCGAGCGCCTGGGCACTGCCACCTCGTTGCCGGCACAGGATCGTGCGGACAACGTTGCTCAATTCAAGGGACGCTGA
- a CDS encoding carbohydrate ABC transporter permease: MTSLAGKPAISLSRVAIYAVLILAVLLYLVPLVVMLLTSFKTPEDISTGNLLSWPTVITGIGWVKAWATVDGYFWNSIKITVPAVLISTAIGALNGYVLSMWRFRGSQLFFGLLLFGCFLPFQTVLLPASFTLGKMGLASTTTGLVFVHIVYGLAFTTLFFRNYYVSIPDALVKAARLDGAGFFTIFRLIILPMSTPIIMVCLIWQFTQIWNDFLFGVVFSSGDSQPITVALNNLVNTSTGVKEYNVDMAAAMIAGLPTLLVYVVAGKYFVRGLTAGAVKG; encoded by the coding sequence ATGACTAGTCTTGCTGGCAAACCTGCCATCAGCCTGAGCCGCGTCGCGATCTACGCGGTGCTGATTCTCGCTGTCCTGCTGTACCTGGTGCCGTTGGTGGTCATGTTGCTCACCAGCTTCAAGACCCCGGAAGACATCAGCACCGGCAACCTGCTGAGCTGGCCCACCGTGATCACCGGCATCGGCTGGGTGAAAGCCTGGGCCACGGTTGACGGCTACTTCTGGAACTCGATCAAGATCACCGTTCCGGCGGTACTGATCTCCACCGCCATCGGTGCGTTGAACGGCTACGTGCTGTCGATGTGGCGCTTCCGTGGTTCGCAGTTGTTCTTCGGCCTGTTGCTGTTCGGCTGCTTCCTGCCGTTCCAGACCGTGCTGCTGCCAGCCTCGTTCACCCTCGGCAAGATGGGCCTGGCCAGTACCACCACGGGCCTGGTGTTCGTGCACATCGTCTACGGACTGGCGTTTACTACACTGTTCTTCCGTAACTACTACGTCAGCATTCCCGATGCACTGGTGAAGGCGGCTCGCCTGGATGGCGCGGGGTTCTTCACGATCTTCCGCCTGATCATCCTGCCGATGTCGACACCCATCATCATGGTGTGCCTGATCTGGCAGTTCACGCAGATCTGGAACGACTTCCTGTTCGGCGTGGTGTTCTCCAGCGGTGATTCGCAGCCCATCACGGTGGCGCTGAACAACCTGGTCAACACCAGTACCGGGGTCAAGGAATATAACGTTGATATGGCGGCGGCGATGATCGCCGGGCTGCCGACCCTGCTGGTCTATGTGGTCGCAGGCAAGTATTTCGTGCGCGGCCTGACGGCCGGCGCGGTCAAGGGGTAA
- a CDS encoding carbohydrate ABC transporter permease: MSSVAVFSKASPFDALQRWLPKLVLAPSMFIVLVGFYGYILWTFVLSFTNSTFLPTYKFVGLAQYVRLFDNDRWWVASKNLAVFGGMFIGITLVIGVTLAIFLDQKIRREGFIRTIYLYPMALSMIVTGTAWKWLLNPGMGLDKLLRDWGWEGFRLDWLIDPDRVVYCLVIAAVWQASGFIMAMFLAGLRGVDQSIIRAAQIDGASMPRIYWKVVLPSLRPVFFSAVMILAHIAIKSFDLVAAMTAGGPGYSSDLPAMFMYSFTFSRGQMGMGSASAILMLGAILAIIVPYLYSELRTKRND, from the coding sequence ATGAGTTCTGTTGCTGTGTTCAGCAAAGCCTCGCCGTTCGATGCACTGCAGCGCTGGCTACCCAAACTGGTGCTGGCGCCGAGCATGTTCATCGTTCTGGTGGGCTTCTATGGCTACATCCTGTGGACGTTCGTGCTGTCGTTCACTAACTCGACTTTCCTGCCGACCTACAAATTCGTAGGCCTGGCGCAATACGTGCGCTTGTTCGACAACGACCGCTGGTGGGTCGCGAGCAAGAACCTCGCGGTGTTCGGGGGCATGTTCATCGGCATCACCCTGGTGATCGGCGTGACCCTGGCGATTTTCCTCGACCAGAAAATCCGTCGCGAAGGTTTTATCCGCACCATTTACCTGTACCCGATGGCGCTTTCGATGATCGTCACCGGTACCGCCTGGAAATGGCTGCTCAACCCAGGCATGGGCCTGGACAAACTGCTGCGTGACTGGGGCTGGGAAGGCTTTCGCCTGGACTGGCTGATCGACCCGGACCGTGTGGTGTATTGCCTGGTGATCGCTGCTGTGTGGCAAGCCTCGGGCTTCATCATGGCGATGTTCCTTGCCGGCCTGCGCGGTGTTGATCAATCGATCATCCGTGCGGCGCAGATCGACGGCGCGAGCATGCCGCGCATCTACTGGAAAGTGGTGCTGCCAAGCCTGCGCCCGGTGTTCTTCAGTGCGGTAATGATCCTGGCGCACATCGCGATCAAGAGCTTCGACCTGGTGGCGGCCATGACGGCGGGTGGTCCGGGTTACTCCTCCGACCTGCCGGCGATGTTCATGTACTCCTTCACCTTCAGCCGCGGCCAGATGGGCATGGGTTCGGCCAGTGCGATTCTGATGCTCGGTGCGATTCTCGCGATCATCGTGCCTTACCTGTACTCCGAGCTGAGGACCAAGCGCAATGACTAG
- a CDS encoding ABC transporter substrate-binding protein, protein MKAISRLAVAISVASLFPLSAFAADSKGTVEVVHWWTSGGEKAAVDVLKAQVEKDGFTWKDGAVAGGGGSTAMTVLKSRAVAGNPPGMAQIKGPDIQEWASTGLLDTDVLKEPAKEEKWDSLLDKKVSDTVKYEGNYVAVPVNIHRVNWLWINPEVFKKAGITKNPTTLEEFYAAGDKLKAAGFIPLAHGGQPWQDSTVFEAVVLSVMGADGYKKALVDLDEKALTGPEMIKSLTELKKVATYMDADGKGQDWNLEAAKVINGKAGMQIMGDWAKSEWTAAKKVAGKDYECVAFPGTDKAFTYNIDSLAAFKQKDKGTAAGQQDIAKVVLSENFQKVFSINKGSIPVRIDMLQDMGKYGFDSCAQTAAKDFLADAKTGGLQPSMAHNMATTLAVQGAFFDVVTNYINDPKADPADTAKKLAAAIKSAK, encoded by the coding sequence ATGAAAGCGATCAGTCGCCTCGCCGTAGCTATTTCCGTTGCCTCGTTGTTTCCCCTCAGTGCTTTTGCCGCCGACTCGAAAGGGACGGTTGAAGTTGTGCATTGGTGGACCTCGGGTGGCGAGAAAGCGGCAGTAGATGTCCTGAAGGCCCAAGTTGAAAAAGACGGTTTCACCTGGAAAGACGGTGCCGTCGCCGGCGGTGGCGGTTCCACTGCCATGACCGTACTGAAAAGCCGCGCCGTTGCTGGCAACCCGCCAGGCATGGCCCAGATCAAAGGCCCCGACATCCAGGAATGGGCGTCCACCGGGCTGCTCGACACCGACGTCCTGAAGGAACCCGCCAAAGAAGAGAAGTGGGACAGCCTGCTGGACAAGAAAGTCTCCGATACCGTGAAGTACGAAGGTAACTACGTGGCCGTGCCGGTGAACATTCACCGCGTGAACTGGCTGTGGATCAACCCGGAAGTGTTCAAGAAAGCCGGTATCACCAAGAACCCGACCACCCTCGAAGAATTCTACGCAGCGGGCGACAAGCTCAAGGCCGCGGGCTTCATTCCGCTCGCCCACGGTGGCCAGCCTTGGCAGGACAGCACCGTCTTCGAAGCGGTCGTGCTCTCGGTCATGGGGGCTGACGGTTACAAGAAAGCCCTGGTGGACCTCGACGAAAAAGCCCTGACCGGCCCTGAAATGATCAAGTCCCTGACCGAGCTGAAGAAAGTCGCGACCTACATGGACGCCGACGGCAAAGGCCAGGACTGGAACCTGGAAGCCGCCAAGGTCATCAACGGCAAGGCCGGCATGCAGATCATGGGTGACTGGGCCAAGAGTGAATGGACCGCCGCCAAGAAAGTCGCCGGCAAAGACTACGAGTGCGTAGCCTTCCCGGGCACCGACAAGGCCTTCACCTACAACATCGACTCCCTCGCAGCCTTCAAGCAGAAAGACAAAGGCACTGCTGCCGGTCAGCAGGACATCGCCAAGGTCGTGCTGAGCGAAAACTTCCAGAAAGTCTTCAGCATCAACAAAGGCTCGATCCCGGTTCGTATCGACATGTTGCAAGACATGGGCAAATACGGCTTCGACTCCTGCGCCCAGACTGCTGCCAAGGACTTCCTGGCGGATGCCAAGACTGGCGGCCTGCAACCAAGCATGGCCCACAACATGGCAACCACGCTGGCGGTACAAGGCGCGTTCTTTGATGTCGTGACCAACTACATCAATGACCCGAAAGCTGACCCTGCCGATACCGCGAAGAAACTCGCGGCAGCGATCAAGTCGGCCAAGTAA
- a CDS encoding AGE family epimerase/isomerase has translation MTTQPLPASSWLNAPAHHAWLATEGQRLLSFAKASRLPDGFGNLDDHGVLPPDAVAETMNTARMTHSFAMAHGLGLPGYADLVEHGVVALSGPLRDARHGGWFATPDARDGNTGKAAYLHAFVALAASSAVVAGAPGAQTLLNDAIHIIDQYFWSEEEGAMLESFAQDWSGVEAYRGANSNMHATEAFLALADVTGETRWLDRALRIVERIIHTHAAQNRDMVIEHFDSHWQPLRGYNEDNPADGFRPYGITPGHGFEWARLVLHLEAARLDAGLVTPEWLVTDAKGLFASACEYAWAVDGAPGIVYTLDWSQRPVVRERLHWTHCEASAAAQALLKRTGELHYETWYRRFWEFCETRFIDRTHGSWHHELSPKNQPSAKIWGGKPDLYHAWQSVLLPGLPLSPSMASAVATGRYVTKW, from the coding sequence ATGACCACGCAACCACTGCCTGCCAGTAGTTGGCTGAACGCACCTGCCCATCACGCCTGGCTTGCCACTGAAGGCCAGCGCCTGCTGTCATTCGCCAAGGCTTCCAGGCTGCCTGACGGCTTCGGCAACCTCGACGATCACGGTGTTTTGCCGCCCGATGCCGTCGCTGAAACCATGAACACCGCCCGTATGACCCACAGCTTTGCCATGGCCCATGGCCTGGGCCTGCCAGGTTATGCCGACCTGGTGGAACACGGCGTCGTGGCCCTCAGCGGCCCGCTGCGCGATGCCCGGCACGGCGGTTGGTTCGCCACGCCCGACGCCCGCGACGGCAACACCGGCAAGGCCGCCTACCTGCACGCTTTTGTCGCCCTGGCCGCCAGCTCCGCAGTAGTGGCCGGCGCTCCCGGCGCGCAAACCTTGCTCAACGACGCGATCCATATCATCGACCAGTATTTCTGGAGCGAAGAGGAGGGCGCGATGCTCGAGTCCTTTGCCCAGGACTGGAGCGGGGTAGAAGCCTATCGCGGCGCCAACAGCAACATGCACGCCACTGAAGCCTTCCTGGCCCTGGCCGATGTCACCGGTGAAACCCGCTGGCTGGACCGGGCACTGCGCATCGTCGAGCGGATTATTCATACCCATGCGGCGCAAAACCGGGACATGGTGATCGAGCATTTCGACAGCCATTGGCAACCCCTGCGTGGTTACAACGAAGACAACCCGGCCGATGGTTTTCGTCCCTACGGCATCACCCCCGGCCACGGCTTCGAATGGGCGCGACTGGTGTTGCACCTTGAGGCTGCGCGCCTGGATGCCGGGCTCGTCACCCCTGAGTGGCTAGTGACCGACGCCAAGGGCCTGTTCGCCAGCGCCTGTGAATACGCCTGGGCCGTCGACGGCGCTCCCGGCATTGTCTACACCCTCGACTGGAGCCAGCGCCCCGTGGTGCGCGAGCGCCTGCACTGGACCCATTGCGAAGCCAGTGCCGCTGCCCAGGCGCTGCTCAAACGCACGGGGGAGTTGCATTACGAAACCTGGTACCGGCGCTTCTGGGAGTTCTGTGAAACCCGTTTCATTGACCGCACCCACGGCAGCTGGCACCACGAACTGAGCCCGAAAAACCAGCCCAGCGCGAAAATCTGGGGTGGCAAACCGGACCTCTACCACGCCTGGCAGTCTGTCTTGCTGCCGGGGCTACCCTTGTCACCGAGCATGGCCAGTGCCGTGGCCACCGGGCGCTATGTCACCAAGTGGTGA
- a CDS encoding NAD(P)-dependent oxidoreductase — MKILVTGASGFIGGRFARFALEQGLDVRVNGRRAEGVEHLVRRGAEFIQGDLNDPDLVRELCRDVEAVVHCAGAVGLWGRYQDFHQGNVLVTENVVEACLKQRVGRLVHLSSPSIYFDGRDHLGLTEEQVPKRFKHPYAATKYLAEQKVFGAQEFGLEVLALRPRFVTGAGDMSIFPRLLKMQRKNRLAIVGDGLNKVDFTSVHNLNEALLSSLLATGSALGKVYNISNGAPVPVWDVVNYVMRQMDMPQVTRYRSYGLSYSVAALNEAFCAMWPGRPEPSLSRLGMQVMNKDFTLDITRARHYLDYQPKVSLWAALDEFCSWWKAQDVGLK, encoded by the coding sequence ATGAAAATTCTGGTCACCGGCGCAAGCGGCTTCATTGGCGGGCGCTTTGCGCGTTTCGCCCTGGAGCAGGGCCTGGACGTGCGGGTCAACGGGCGGCGGGCCGAAGGTGTGGAACACCTGGTACGGCGCGGCGCCGAGTTTATCCAGGGTGATTTGAATGATCCGGACCTGGTGCGCGAGCTGTGCCGCGACGTCGAGGCCGTGGTGCATTGCGCCGGGGCCGTGGGGCTGTGGGGGCGTTATCAGGACTTCCACCAGGGCAATGTGCTGGTTACCGAAAACGTGGTGGAGGCCTGCCTCAAGCAGCGGGTCGGGCGCCTGGTACATCTGTCTTCGCCGTCGATCTACTTCGACGGCCGTGACCACCTGGGCTTGACCGAAGAACAAGTGCCCAAGCGTTTCAAGCATCCGTATGCAGCCACCAAATACCTGGCGGAGCAAAAGGTGTTTGGCGCCCAGGAGTTTGGCCTCGAAGTGCTGGCCCTGCGCCCGCGCTTTGTCACGGGGGCCGGCGACATGAGCATCTTCCCGCGCCTGTTGAAGATGCAGCGCAAGAACCGCCTGGCGATTGTCGGCGATGGCCTGAACAAGGTCGATTTCACCAGTGTGCACAACCTCAATGAAGCCCTGCTCAGCAGTTTGCTGGCGACGGGCTCGGCGTTGGGCAAGGTCTACAACATCAGCAACGGTGCCCCGGTGCCGGTGTGGGATGTGGTGAACTACGTGATGCGACAGATGGACATGCCTCAGGTCACCCGTTATCGGTCCTACGGCTTGTCTTACAGCGTTGCGGCGCTCAATGAAGCTTTCTGTGCCATGTGGCCAGGGCGCCCGGAACCGTCTTTGTCACGGCTGGGCATGCAGGTGATGAACAAAGATTTCACCCTCGACATCACCCGCGCACGGCATTATCTCGACTACCAGCCCAAGGTCAGCCTGTGGGCGGCCCTCGACGAGTTCTGCAGTTGGTGGAAGGCCCAGGACGTGGGACTTAAATAA
- a CDS encoding LysR family transcriptional regulator ArgP, whose product MFDYKLLSALAAVVEQAGFERGAQVLGISQSAISQRIKLLEARIGQPVLVRATPPTPTEIGRRLLNHVQQVRLLERDLQSQVPALDEEGMPERLRIALNADSLATWWAEAVSDFCAEQHLLLDLVVEDQTVGLKRMRAGEVAACICASERPVAGARSLLLGAMRYRALASPAFVARHFPEGVRADQLARTPALVFGPDDFLQHRYLASLGVDGGFEHHLCPSSEGFIRLTEAGLGWGLVPELQVRDQLEKGVLVELLPDKPIDVPLYWHHWRSGGQLLGLLTDHLAHTTGQWLVPLE is encoded by the coding sequence ATGTTCGACTATAAATTGCTTTCCGCCCTGGCGGCGGTGGTGGAACAGGCCGGCTTCGAGCGGGGCGCGCAGGTATTGGGAATTTCCCAGTCGGCGATCTCCCAGCGCATCAAGCTGTTGGAGGCGCGGATCGGCCAGCCGGTGCTGGTACGTGCCACGCCGCCGACGCCCACCGAGATCGGCCGCCGCCTGCTCAACCACGTGCAACAGGTACGATTGCTGGAGCGCGACCTGCAAAGCCAGGTGCCCGCGCTGGATGAAGAGGGCATGCCCGAGCGCCTGCGCATCGCCTTGAATGCCGACAGCCTCGCCACGTGGTGGGCCGAGGCGGTGAGCGACTTCTGCGCCGAGCAGCATTTGCTGTTGGACCTGGTGGTAGAAGACCAGACCGTCGGCCTCAAGCGCATGCGCGCCGGCGAAGTGGCAGCCTGTATTTGCGCCAGCGAACGCCCGGTGGCCGGTGCCCGCAGCCTGTTGCTCGGCGCGATGCGGTATCGGGCGCTGGCCAGCCCGGCGTTTGTCGCCCGGCACTTTCCCGAGGGCGTGCGGGCCGATCAACTGGCCCGCACGCCGGCGCTGGTGTTCGGCCCGGATGATTTCCTGCAGCATCGCTACCTGGCGTCCCTGGGCGTCGACGGTGGTTTCGAACACCATTTATGCCCCTCGTCCGAAGGTTTTATCCGCCTGACGGAAGCCGGATTGGGCTGGGGCCTGGTGCCCGAACTGCAGGTGCGCGACCAGCTGGAAAAGGGCGTGTTGGTGGAGTTATTGCCAGATAAGCCGATCGATGTGCCGCTGTACTGGCATCATTGGCGCAGTGGTGGACAATTGCTGGGCCTGCTGACGGATCATCTGGCACACACAACGGGGCAATGGTTGGTGCCGTTGGAGTGA
- a CDS encoding ACT domain-containing protein, with amino-acid sequence MAGETALATLLRSMSPQLNDGDYVFCTLADSRIPEGCEVIGSFREQEGLTLIVERQQAERAGLAFDYVAAWITLNVHSALEAVGLTAAFATALGQAGISCNVIAGYYHDHLFVGRADAERAMTVLRQLAAGAE; translated from the coding sequence ATGGCTGGCGAAACCGCCCTGGCAACCCTGCTGCGCAGCATGAGCCCACAGCTCAATGACGGCGACTACGTGTTCTGCACCCTGGCCGACAGCCGAATCCCCGAAGGTTGCGAGGTGATCGGCAGCTTCCGCGAGCAGGAAGGCCTGACGTTGATCGTCGAGCGCCAGCAGGCCGAGCGGGCCGGACTGGCCTTCGACTATGTGGCTGCGTGGATCACCCTCAACGTGCACTCGGCCCTGGAAGCGGTCGGCCTGACCGCCGCGTTCGCCACGGCCCTGGGCCAGGCCGGGATCAGTTGCAACGTGATTGCCGGCTACTACCACGATCACCTGTTTGTCGGCCGCGCCGATGCCGAGCGCGCCATGACGGTGTTGCGGCAATTGGCGGCGGGCGCGGAGTAA
- a CDS encoding LysE/ArgO family amino acid transporter, with translation MWQSYMNGLLVAFGLIMAIGTQNAFVLAQSLRREHHLPVAALCVVCDAILVAAGVFGLATVLAHNPVLLAIARWGGAAFLLWYGTLALRRACSKQSLGEGENLKVRSLKAVMLSALAVTLLNPHVYLDTVLLIGSLGAQQTEPGAYVAGAASASFLWFMTLALGAAWLAPWLARPATWRILDLLVAAMMFSVAYQLISAA, from the coding sequence ATGTGGCAAAGCTATATGAACGGCCTGTTGGTGGCCTTTGGTTTGATCATGGCGATCGGCACCCAGAACGCGTTTGTGCTGGCGCAGAGCCTGCGGCGCGAACATCACCTGCCGGTGGCGGCACTGTGCGTGGTGTGCGACGCGATCCTGGTGGCCGCCGGCGTATTCGGCCTGGCCACCGTGCTGGCGCATAACCCGGTATTGCTGGCGATTGCCCGCTGGGGTGGTGCGGCGTTCCTGCTCTGGTACGGTACCCTCGCCCTGCGCCGGGCCTGCTCGAAGCAGAGCCTGGGCGAGGGCGAGAACCTCAAGGTACGCTCGTTGAAGGCGGTGATGCTCAGCGCCCTGGCAGTGACGTTGCTCAACCCCCACGTGTACCTGGACACCGTCTTGTTGATCGGCTCCCTCGGCGCCCAGCAAACCGAACCGGGCGCCTACGTGGCCGGCGCCGCCAGCGCTTCGTTCCTGTGGTTCATGACCCTGGCCCTGGGCGCCGCATGGCTGGCACCGTGGCTGGCGCGCCCCGCCACCTGGCGGATTCTGGACCTGCTGGTAGCCGCCATGATGTTCAGCGTGGCCTATCAATTAATCAGCGCAGCGTAG
- a CDS encoding superoxide dismutase, translated as MAFELPPLPYAHDALQPHISKETLEYHHDKHHNTYVVNLNNLVPGTEFEGKTLEEIVKSSSGGIFNNAAQVWNHTFYWNCLAPNAGGQPTGALAEAINAAFGSFDKFKEEFTKTSVGTFGSGWGWLVKKADGSLALASTIGAGNPLTSGDTPLLTCDVWEHAYYIDYRNVRPKYVEAFWNLVNWKFVAEQFEGKTFTA; from the coding sequence ATGGCTTTCGAATTGCCGCCGCTGCCCTACGCACACGATGCCCTGCAGCCGCACATTTCCAAGGAAACCTTGGAATACCACCACGACAAGCACCACAACACCTATGTCGTGAACCTGAACAACCTGGTGCCTGGCACCGAGTTCGAAGGCAAGACCCTGGAAGAAATCGTCAAGTCTTCTTCGGGCGGCATCTTCAACAACGCCGCTCAGGTCTGGAACCACACTTTCTACTGGAACTGCCTGGCGCCAAACGCTGGCGGCCAACCTACCGGCGCACTGGCTGAGGCGATCAACGCTGCCTTCGGTTCGTTCGACAAGTTCAAGGAAGAGTTCACCAAGACTTCCGTCGGCACCTTCGGTTCCGGTTGGGGCTGGCTGGTGAAAAAGGCTGACGGTTCCCTGGCACTGGCCAGCACCATCGGCGCCGGCAACCCGCTGACCAGCGGCGACACCCCGCTGCTGACCTGCGACGTCTGGGAACACGCTTACTACATCGACTACCGCAACGTGCGTCCAAAGTATGTGGAAGCGTTCTGGAACCTGGTCAACTGGAAGTTCGTGGCTGAGCAGTTCGAAGGCAAGACCTTCACCGCTTAA